Proteins encoded within one genomic window of Deltaproteobacteria bacterium:
- a CDS encoding AAA family ATPase gives MSASQSAQAWPAGGDSAFVGREPELHALRAAFDRLASTRGHVVLVSGEPGIGKTRLAVELERIAVERGARVLWGRCWEGDGAPPFWPWTQVLRNDVGLVMPPPLRRVAAFEPPEPPVAADSHARFELFDSVTQFLKTASVAQPLVLILDDLHRADEASLRLFGFLTHELRDAPLLVLGTYRDTEVGPDHPLSRLFAEIAAESERIPLQRLSESEVKHLIECTTGQAPSAALLAAVYDHTEGNPFFVIEIVRLLVSTGRLHQPDEHAERPQRPKRRLREAMNQSISSFPQSSSGNPSCPIHTHGCPLEDCGHDGLEPRVHEQRLGIPPGVRALIRQWRERVSSEAQRLLAVAAVIGREFELPALHRALATANEAGANRVLAAIDEAVEVGLVSAGRGIGRCSFSHALVHETFYEDLTTAERIALHRRVAEAIEAVYAADLDAHAAELAHHFFQAIPAGTAAKATHYAIRTAEQAAAVFAHEDAITHYAQALAALVAHTGLDAEEMARRRCEILRRLGEAQGRAGNLAGARASLLEAVAIARALRSPDLLAWAALGFTAIGSDINPNLDAELVSIGEEALAGLGAGDTALRARLLGGFSAMLCYAGNAERGAVLSREAVAVAERLGDPGVLVDVLNDAQFALTGSPDVETRLALAERALALTRQAGARERALDVYLYQVSAFLQRGDAVAADVALRSCADLAQAMRRPFYVWRVAVVRAMRALLHGAHAEAEDLAHQALAVGQRAQSVNARLAFATQLFGLRRDQGRLEELEGTARWAVDEYPAIPGLHCALALLYSELGRATEARAEFERFGANDFAALPRDANWLNVLDKLAQVCAFLHDAPRAARLYKLLLPYAEHAVVVAFGDACDGAAARSLGLLAATMGRCEEAARHFETALGINAQLGARPFVARTQHQYAELLLSVPSPQCFVIPAVSKRESILSGPPTPGCPLEDCGHDESEVRGQALPFSGGVSKGAHWRESRLSEGRGEGPFSDRGTGGHVRDQALALLDQAIATYEQLGMTGYLQQAITLREQALALPGEPQNVFRFDGKRWTVVWQGQPVRARRASGLHYIAHLLRNPAHGVSIIDLERAVASVSGGHTGAEHRLDEDHLQMLVLGGGEPALDAHAMRQCRERLRELQGEREEAVRLNDHGRLAAIDAECDAIERRLRRRRIGSEVEKLRKRISNAIHRSIRAITRQHPALGQHLHKALGRPQHGTWCYRPAEPIEWEL, from the coding sequence GTGTCAGCAAGTCAGTCGGCGCAAGCGTGGCCGGCCGGTGGGGACAGCGCCTTCGTCGGTCGAGAGCCGGAGCTGCACGCGCTGCGGGCGGCCTTTGATCGCTTGGCCTCCACGCGCGGGCACGTTGTGCTCGTGAGCGGCGAGCCGGGGATCGGGAAGACCCGCTTGGCCGTCGAACTGGAGCGGATCGCGGTCGAACGCGGCGCACGGGTGTTGTGGGGCCGGTGTTGGGAAGGCGACGGCGCCCCACCGTTCTGGCCATGGACACAGGTTCTCCGCAACGATGTCGGGCTTGTCATGCCGCCGCCGCTGCGCCGGGTTGCGGCTTTCGAACCGCCAGAGCCGCCAGTGGCCGCCGATTCTCATGCGCGCTTCGAGCTCTTTGATAGCGTCACGCAGTTTCTGAAAACCGCAAGTGTTGCGCAGCCGCTCGTGCTGATCCTCGACGATCTTCATCGAGCCGATGAAGCGTCATTGCGCCTGTTCGGGTTTCTCACGCACGAGCTACGCGACGCACCGCTGCTTGTGCTCGGCACCTACCGCGACACCGAGGTCGGGCCCGATCATCCGCTGTCGCGGCTGTTCGCTGAGATTGCCGCCGAAAGCGAGCGCATCCCGTTGCAGCGCCTCAGCGAGAGCGAGGTAAAGCATCTGATCGAGTGCACGACGGGCCAAGCACCCTCAGCCGCACTGCTCGCTGCGGTGTACGATCACACCGAGGGGAATCCGTTCTTCGTCATAGAGATCGTGCGACTGTTGGTGTCGACGGGTCGGCTGCATCAACCGGACGAGCACGCGGAGAGACCCCAGCGGCCGAAGCGCCGGCTTCGAGAAGCCATGAACCAGAGCATTTCGTCATTCCCGCAGTCTTCAAGCGGGAATCCATCCTGTCCGATCCACACCCATGGATGCCCGCTAGAAGATTGCGGGCATGACGGATTGGAACCACGGGTTCATGAGCAGCGGCTGGGCATTCCGCCCGGTGTGCGGGCACTGATTCGGCAGTGGCGAGAGCGGGTGTCCTCCGAAGCCCAACGCCTGCTGGCGGTGGCAGCAGTGATTGGCCGCGAGTTCGAGCTGCCGGCGCTGCACCGCGCTCTTGCCACGGCGAATGAGGCAGGCGCCAATCGGGTGCTTGCAGCAATCGATGAGGCGGTTGAAGTGGGCCTGGTGAGCGCCGGGCGGGGGATCGGGCGGTGCAGCTTTTCGCACGCCCTGGTGCACGAGACGTTCTACGAAGACCTCACGACGGCCGAGCGCATCGCGCTCCACCGCCGGGTGGCCGAGGCGATCGAGGCGGTTTATGCAGCCGACCTCGACGCCCATGCAGCAGAGCTGGCGCATCACTTCTTCCAGGCCATCCCCGCCGGAACTGCGGCCAAGGCCACGCACTACGCCATCCGTACCGCAGAACAGGCGGCGGCCGTATTCGCGCACGAAGATGCGATCACCCACTACGCGCAGGCGCTGGCCGCACTCGTCGCCCACACTGGCCTCGATGCCGAGGAGATGGCGCGCCGGCGCTGCGAGATCCTCCGCCGGTTGGGCGAGGCGCAGGGGCGGGCGGGCAACCTCGCCGGCGCACGCGCCTCGCTGCTGGAAGCGGTGGCCATAGCACGGGCGCTGCGGTCGCCGGACCTGCTGGCGTGGGCGGCGCTAGGATTCACCGCCATTGGCAGCGATATCAATCCCAACCTCGACGCCGAGTTGGTGAGTATCGGCGAGGAGGCACTCGCGGGACTGGGTGCGGGCGACACCGCCCTCCGCGCGCGACTGCTCGGCGGCTTCTCGGCGATGTTGTGCTACGCCGGCAATGCGGAACGCGGCGCGGTCTTGAGTCGCGAGGCGGTTGCGGTTGCGGAGCGCCTCGGGGACCCCGGAGTGCTGGTGGACGTCCTCAACGACGCGCAGTTCGCGCTCACGGGCTCTCCCGATGTGGAGACACGCCTCGCCCTGGCTGAGCGGGCGCTGGCCTTGACGCGCCAGGCTGGCGCCCGCGAACGGGCACTCGACGTGTATCTCTACCAGGTCAGTGCCTTCCTGCAACGCGGCGACGCGGTCGCCGCAGATGTTGCGCTGCGCAGCTGCGCCGACCTGGCGCAAGCCATGCGCCGCCCGTTCTACGTCTGGCGCGTGGCGGTGGTGCGCGCCATGCGTGCGCTGCTGCACGGGGCCCACGCCGAGGCCGAGGACTTGGCCCATCAGGCCCTGGCGGTCGGGCAACGCGCGCAATCCGTCAACGCCCGGCTCGCGTTTGCGACGCAGTTGTTCGGCCTGCGTCGGGATCAAGGGCGCCTGGAGGAATTGGAAGGAACCGCCCGGTGGGCGGTGGACGAGTATCCGGCGATCCCCGGGCTGCACTGCGCGCTGGCGTTGCTGTACAGCGAGCTGGGCCGTGCAACCGAGGCGCGGGCGGAGTTCGAGCGCTTCGGCGCCAACGACTTCGCAGCGCTGCCGCGCGATGCCAACTGGCTCAACGTGCTCGACAAGCTGGCGCAGGTCTGCGCCTTCCTGCACGACGCGCCGCGGGCGGCGCGGCTGTACAAGCTGTTGCTGCCGTATGCGGAGCACGCCGTCGTGGTGGCGTTTGGGGATGCGTGTGACGGAGCCGCCGCGCGCTCGTTGGGGTTGCTGGCAGCAACGATGGGGCGCTGCGAGGAAGCCGCCCGCCATTTCGAAACCGCCCTCGGCATCAACGCCCAGCTTGGGGCTCGCCCGTTCGTTGCCCGCACCCAGCACCAATACGCCGAGCTGCTGCTCAGTGTCCCCTCTCCACAGTGTTTTGTCATTCCCGCAGTCTCCAAGCGGGAATCCATCCTGTCCGGCCCCCCAACCCCTGGATGCCCGCTAGAGGATTGCGGGCATGACGAATCGGAGGTTCGTGGGCAAGCGCTGCCTTTTTCTGGCGGCGTCTCGAAGGGCGCCCACTGGCGAGAATCAAGACTGTCAGAGGGTCGGGGTGAGGGTCCATTCTCAGACCGAGGCACCGGCGGGCATGTTCGTGACCAGGCCCTCGCGCTGCTCGATCAAGCCATCGCCACGTACGAACAGCTCGGGATGACGGGCTATCTTCAGCAGGCGATCACTCTGCGTGAGCAAGCGCTGGCGTTGCCCGGCGAACCGCAGAACGTCTTCCGCTTCGATGGCAAGCGGTGGACTGTTGTCTGGCAAGGCCAACCGGTGCGGGCGCGGCGAGCGTCGGGGCTGCACTACATCGCACACCTTCTCCGTAATCCGGCGCACGGGGTTTCCATTATCGATCTCGAACGGGCGGTGGCGTCCGTCAGCGGCGGCCACACGGGGGCCGAGCACCGCCTCGATGAAGATCACCTGCAGATGCTCGTATTGGGCGGCGGGGAGCCGGCGCTCGACGCGCACGCCATGCGCCAATGCCGGGAGCGGCTACGCGAGCTGCAAGGGGAACGGGAAGAGGCGGTCCGCCTCAACGATCACGGAAGACTGGCCGCTATCGACGCCGAGTGCGACGCCATCGAGCGGCGGCTACGGCGGCGCCGGATCGGCAGCGAGGTGGAGAAGCTGCGCAAGCGCATCAGCAACGCCATCCACCGCAGCATCCGCGCCATCACGCGCCAGCACCCTGCCCTCGGCCAGCACTTGCACAAAGCTCTTGGAAGGCCGCAGCACGGCACGTGGTGCTATCGCCCGGCCGAACCCATCGAGTGGGAGCTGTGA
- a CDS encoding serine acetyltransferase: protein METKLSLQDQLEEVVDLVMASYDGSHPIDSLESAALPNRRAVIEALQHLHSAIYLGFYSTRPLDRSNLHYSISEHLYPAYAILVEQIRRAISFEAVCCRAAPDRDPKWAEEVVLRLFRKLPELRHLLNLDVVAAFDGDPAAKSVEEIVFSYPAIHAITTHRIAHELYLEPVPMIPRIMSEEAHSRTGIDLNPGARIGERFFIDHGTGVVIGETTMIGNNVKIYQGVTLGALSLPRGADLNSLRHRKRHPTIEDDVTIYSGATILGGDTVIGKGSVIGGNVWLVESVPPGSKISYNAALTRR, encoded by the coding sequence ATGGAGACCAAGCTCAGTCTGCAAGACCAGTTGGAAGAAGTGGTCGATCTGGTGATGGCGAGCTACGACGGCAGCCATCCGATCGACAGCCTCGAGAGCGCGGCGCTGCCCAACCGCCGCGCCGTGATCGAGGCGCTGCAGCACTTGCACTCGGCGATCTATCTCGGCTTCTACAGCACCCGGCCGCTCGATCGTTCCAACCTGCACTACTCGATCAGTGAGCACCTCTATCCGGCGTACGCGATCTTGGTGGAACAGATTCGCCGGGCGATCAGTTTCGAGGCGGTCTGCTGCCGCGCCGCGCCCGATCGTGACCCGAAGTGGGCGGAGGAGGTGGTGCTGCGTTTGTTCCGCAAGCTGCCCGAGCTGCGCCACTTGCTCAACCTGGACGTGGTCGCCGCCTTCGACGGTGATCCCGCGGCTAAGAGCGTCGAGGAAATCGTCTTCAGCTACCCGGCGATCCACGCCATCACCACCCATCGCATCGCCCACGAGTTGTACCTCGAACCGGTACCGATGATTCCGCGCATCATGAGCGAGGAGGCGCACAGCCGCACCGGCATCGATCTCAACCCCGGCGCCCGTATCGGCGAGCGCTTCTTCATCGACCACGGCACCGGCGTGGTGATCGGCGAAACCACCATGATCGGCAACAACGTCAAGATCTACCAGGGCGTGACCCTGGGCGCGCTCAGCCTGCCGCGAGGTGCCGACCTCAACTCGCTGCGCCACCGCAAACGCCACCCCACCATCGAGGATGACGTGACGATCTACTCCGGCGCCACCATCCTCGGCGGCGACACCGTCATCGGCAAGGGCTCGGTGATCGGCGGCAACGTCTGGCTGGTGGAATCGGTGCCGCCCGGCAGCAAGATCTCTTACAACGCCGCGCTCACCCGCCGCTGA
- a CDS encoding ATP-dependent Clp protease proteolytic subunit, producing the protein MAKNEEPKPEAETLLSKLLESRNLVIGQEINDEVTQRVVTQLLLLENMDPAKEIRVFINSPGGSADGGFAIFDAIRFIKPPVKTIAVGLVASAATLVLLGAKKDCRFAFPHCRILIHQPSTQLHGVAADIDIYAQEILKLRDKANQLIAAETGQTVQKVATDTNRDYWMAPEEAKKYGLIHKIVRSRDEI; encoded by the coding sequence ATGGCGAAGAACGAAGAACCCAAGCCCGAAGCCGAAACGCTGTTGAGCAAGCTGCTCGAGTCGCGCAACCTCGTCATCGGCCAGGAGATCAACGACGAGGTGACCCAACGAGTGGTGACGCAGTTGTTGCTGCTCGAAAACATGGACCCGGCCAAGGAGATTCGGGTGTTCATCAACTCGCCGGGCGGTTCGGCCGACGGCGGCTTCGCGATCTTCGACGCCATCCGCTTCATCAAGCCGCCGGTGAAGACGATTGCGGTGGGTCTGGTGGCCAGCGCCGCCACGCTGGTGTTGCTCGGGGCCAAGAAGGATTGCCGCTTTGCCTTTCCCCATTGCCGCATCCTGATTCACCAGCCCTCGACGCAGTTGCACGGCGTGGCGGCGGACATCGACATCTATGCGCAAGAGATTCTCAAGCTGCGCGACAAGGCCAACCAGCTGATCGCGGCCGAAACCGGGCAGACCGTGCAAAAGGTCGCTACCGACACCAACCGCGATTACTGGATGGCACCGGAAGAAGCCAAGAAGTACGGTCTCATCCACAAGATCGTCCGCTCGCGCGACGAGATCTGA
- a CDS encoding inositol-3-phosphate synthase: MNPHGKELPAPSGPLGVLLPGLGAVSTTFIAGVELVKKGLGKPVGSLTQMGTIRLGKRTEARSPLVKDFVPLAELSDLVFGGWDIFPESCFQTAVRAQVLERPLLEMVRPELEAIVPWPAVFEREYVKRLAGTHVKSAATKMDLARQLIADIEGFQRRTRATRTVMIWCGSTESFLERQAVHGSLATFEDGLRHNHPAIAPSMVYAYAALTLGTPFANGAPNLTADIPALVELAERNRVPICGKDFKTGQTLMKTIIAPGLRARALGLTGWFSTNILGNRDGEVLDEPSSFKTKEASKLSVLDVILPRDLHPDLYRDYVHQVNIHYYPPRGDNKEGWDNIDIFGWLGYPMQIKVNFLCRDSILAAPLVLDLALLLDLAQRAGMHGIQEWLSFYFKSPQTAPGLYPEHDLFIQLQKLKNTLRYLRGEDLITHLGREYYE; the protein is encoded by the coding sequence GTGAACCCCCACGGTAAAGAACTACCCGCACCGAGCGGACCGCTGGGCGTATTGCTCCCCGGTCTCGGGGCCGTGAGCACCACCTTCATCGCCGGAGTCGAGCTGGTCAAGAAGGGGCTGGGCAAGCCTGTCGGCTCGCTGACCCAGATGGGAACGATCCGCCTGGGCAAGCGCACCGAAGCGCGCAGCCCGCTGGTTAAGGATTTCGTCCCGCTCGCCGAGTTGTCCGATCTCGTCTTCGGCGGCTGGGACATTTTTCCGGAGAGCTGCTTCCAGACGGCAGTGCGCGCGCAGGTGCTCGAACGGCCGCTGCTCGAAATGGTGCGGCCGGAGCTGGAAGCGATCGTACCGTGGCCGGCGGTCTTCGAGCGCGAGTATGTCAAGCGTCTGGCAGGGACGCACGTCAAGAGCGCGGCGACCAAGATGGACCTCGCGCGCCAGTTGATCGCCGACATTGAAGGCTTTCAACGGCGCACGCGAGCAACGCGCACGGTGATGATCTGGTGCGGTAGCACCGAGAGTTTCCTCGAGCGCCAGGCCGTACACGGCTCCCTCGCCACCTTCGAGGACGGGCTGCGGCACAATCATCCGGCGATTGCACCGAGCATGGTATACGCCTATGCCGCGCTGACACTGGGCACCCCGTTCGCCAACGGCGCGCCCAACCTCACCGCCGACATCCCGGCGCTGGTCGAGCTGGCCGAGCGCAACCGCGTGCCCATCTGCGGCAAGGACTTCAAGACCGGCCAGACCTTGATGAAGACCATCATTGCGCCCGGGCTCAGAGCCCGTGCGCTCGGGCTGACCGGCTGGTTCTCGACCAATATTCTCGGCAACCGCGACGGCGAGGTGCTCGATGAACCGTCGTCGTTCAAGACCAAGGAGGCCAGCAAGCTCTCGGTGCTCGACGTCATCCTGCCACGCGATCTTCACCCCGATTTGTACCGCGACTACGTTCACCAGGTGAACATTCACTACTACCCGCCGCGCGGTGACAACAAGGAGGGCTGGGACAACATCGATATCTTCGGCTGGCTCGGCTACCCGATGCAGATCAAGGTTAACTTCCTGTGCCGCGACTCGATCCTGGCCGCGCCGCTGGTGCTCGATCTGGCGCTGCTGCTCGACCTCGCCCAGCGGGCCGGTATGCACGGTATCCAGGAGTGGTTGTCGTTCTACTTCAAGAGCCCGCAGACCGCCCCGGGGTTGTATCCCGAGCACGACCTCTTCATTCAGTTGCAGAAGCTCAAGAACACCCTGCGCTACCTGCGCGGCGAGGATCTCATCACTCACCTCGGCCGCGAGTACTACGAATGA
- a CDS encoding Uma2 family endonuclease yields the protein MAAMATSSARRGLPDPTIYPEEERVGESMLQRWILELLRPLLAWWLNVRHERTAFVGADQFIYWRQYDSSARVAPDLYVLPGVDPLTAVRTWKLWLDRVVPSFALEIVSEAWEKDYMDAPVRYEAVGVPELVIFDPHFETHREGVRWQVYRRVGKRGLIRVEAANADRVRSKSLGCWLRAIGEGQKLRVRIAEGAMGDVLVPTAEERAEAERAEKEAALAAKQAALATEQAERAAKEAALAAREAERSAKEAALAAKQAEQAAKEAALTRVAELERELRRRQSSRAKR from the coding sequence ATGGCTGCCATGGCGACGTCTTCGGCCCGCCGTGGGCTGCCCGATCCGACCATCTACCCAGAGGAGGAGCGCGTGGGCGAGAGCATGCTGCAGCGCTGGATCCTGGAGCTGCTGCGTCCGCTGCTGGCGTGGTGGCTCAACGTCAGGCACGAACGCACCGCTTTCGTGGGGGCCGACCAGTTCATTTACTGGCGCCAGTACGACTCCAGCGCGCGGGTGGCACCCGACCTCTACGTGTTGCCCGGGGTTGATCCGCTTACGGCGGTACGCACGTGGAAGCTCTGGCTCGATCGGGTGGTGCCGAGCTTTGCGCTGGAGATCGTGTCGGAAGCCTGGGAGAAAGATTACATGGATGCGCCGGTACGCTACGAGGCGGTCGGCGTGCCGGAGCTGGTGATCTTCGATCCCCACTTCGAGACGCACCGCGAAGGGGTGCGCTGGCAGGTGTACCGCCGAGTCGGCAAGCGGGGGCTGATTAGGGTCGAAGCGGCTAACGCGGACCGGGTGCGATCGAAGTCGCTCGGGTGCTGGTTGCGCGCCATCGGTGAGGGGCAGAAACTCAGAGTGCGGATCGCTGAGGGAGCGATGGGCGATGTGCTAGTGCCGACCGCGGAGGAGCGAGCGGAGGCCGAGCGGGCCGAGAAAGAAGCGGCGCTCGCAGCCAAGCAAGCGGCACTCGCAACCGAACAAGCCGAGAGAGCCGCGAAGGAAGCGGCGCTGGCAGCAAGGGAAGCCGAACGAAGCGCGAAGGAAGCGGCGCTGGCAGCCAAGCAAGCCGAGCAGGCCGCTAAAGAAGCGGCGCTGACTCGGGTTGCGGAACTCGAACGCGAGCTGCGCCGGCGCCAGTCGAGCCGGGCAAAGCGCTGA
- the radA gene encoding DNA repair protein RadA, whose product MAKARTAYVCQACGYQSPGWLGRCPDCQGWSTLAEERQEPVAASGRERRGDQQPQPITSLTAASEARRVCGIGELDRVLGGGVVPGSVVLIGGDPGIGKSTLVLQALAALARDGLTLYVSGEESAQQIKMRADRLGVAEPQLLVLAETSLSSILDHAEKIGPRVLAVDSIQTVFTSELASAPGSVGQVRECAGQLVQFSKRRDLATFLVGHVTKEGAFAGPRVLEHVVDTVLYFEGDRGHAFRILRAVKNRFGSTNEIGVFEMKEAGLQPVANPSALFLAERPVDVPGSAVIASIEGTRPILVELQALVSPTAFGTARRTTLGVDHNRVALLVAVLEKKMGLQLFGHDIFVNVAGGVHIDEPAVDLGIVAAVASSFLDKPIEPHTLLLGEVGLAGEVRAVGQCETRVREGAKLGFTRCVLPEASLRQLPALDGVELCGVRSLGDAWELLF is encoded by the coding sequence ATGGCCAAGGCGCGCACCGCGTACGTTTGCCAAGCGTGTGGGTATCAGTCGCCGGGCTGGCTCGGCCGCTGTCCCGATTGTCAGGGCTGGAGCACGCTGGCGGAAGAACGACAGGAACCCGTCGCGGCCTCCGGCCGTGAGCGGCGCGGCGATCAGCAACCACAGCCGATCACCTCACTGACGGCGGCGAGCGAAGCGCGCCGGGTTTGCGGCATCGGCGAACTGGACCGCGTGCTCGGCGGCGGCGTGGTGCCGGGCTCGGTGGTGCTGATCGGCGGTGACCCGGGCATCGGCAAGTCGACCCTGGTACTGCAAGCGCTGGCAGCGCTGGCGCGCGACGGATTGACGCTCTACGTCTCGGGCGAGGAGTCGGCGCAGCAGATCAAAATGCGGGCGGACCGGCTCGGCGTCGCCGAGCCCCAGCTGCTGGTGCTGGCAGAGACCTCGCTCTCCAGCATTCTCGATCACGCCGAGAAGATCGGCCCGCGCGTGTTGGCGGTCGATTCGATCCAGACCGTCTTCACCAGCGAGTTGGCCTCCGCCCCCGGCAGCGTGGGCCAGGTGCGCGAGTGCGCCGGCCAGCTGGTGCAGTTCTCCAAGCGGCGCGACCTGGCGACGTTCCTGGTCGGGCACGTGACCAAGGAAGGCGCCTTTGCCGGCCCGCGTGTGCTCGAACACGTCGTTGACACCGTGCTCTATTTCGAAGGCGACCGCGGCCACGCCTTCCGCATCCTGCGCGCGGTCAAGAACCGCTTCGGCTCGACCAACGAGATCGGCGTCTTCGAGATGAAGGAGGCCGGCTTGCAGCCGGTGGCGAATCCCTCGGCCCTGTTCCTGGCCGAGCGGCCGGTGGATGTGCCCGGCTCGGCCGTGATCGCCAGTATTGAAGGGACGCGCCCGATCCTGGTGGAATTGCAGGCGCTGGTGTCACCGACGGCGTTCGGCACCGCGCGCCGCACCACCCTAGGCGTCGATCACAACCGCGTCGCCTTGCTGGTGGCGGTGTTGGAAAAGAAGATGGGGTTGCAGCTCTTCGGCCACGATATCTTCGTCAATGTGGCCGGCGGCGTGCACATCGACGAGCCGGCCGTTGACCTCGGTATCGTTGCGGCCGTGGCCTCGAGCTTCCTCGACAAGCCGATCGAGCCGCACACTTTGCTACTAGGCGAAGTCGGCCTCGCCGGCGAAGTGCGCGCCGTCGGGCAATGCGAGACCCGCGTGCGTGAAGGTGCCAAGCTCGGCTTCACCCGCTGTGTGTTGCCGGAAGCCTCGCTGCGCCAACTGCCGGCGCTCGACGGCGTCGAACTCTGCGGCGTCCGCTCGCTCGGCGACGCCTGGGAACTGCTCTTCTGA
- a CDS encoding glycosyltransferase family 39 protein, translating to MGAGAASNRWWTAAAAAAVLLALALRLWGLAWGAPFVYHPDEHFILHRALDIVRERDLNPHWFQYPTLPIYLEALLVLALQPIVYAPLTTNSIINGIGPWDALPEQWPFVLAGRVAVALSGVAGVALLFAGGRRWHSGGAGAAAALLLAVMPLHLESSHYLTTDVPAVALIAATIWVSLRADSASAPAAEPVLRWLVAGLCAGFAAATKYTAGFVLLVPVLLASDLRRPRASARRLFYIAAGALGAFLLACPYSLIDLAGFLRGLEEQQQNYLTDSTPGRAWYWYAVQLWSYELQPGAAAAALVGAGFAVHRARRADVALLLPPLIYYAVVALFPSRPERNLIPLLPFACLFAGRALAEVCYRLFSPRLASAAIAVVALSVALPPARQALRANAERARPDTRSLAHQWVSTNVPEGSCLAREEYTPQLPATRYQVHYLWSLAQRPYSWYLEQKCDYLVASSNIYGRVHGPPYFGGPTAAEFYRVLFSLPRVAEFNPGPSASGPTIRIFKLPRGQ from the coding sequence ATGGGCGCGGGAGCTGCGAGCAATCGTTGGTGGACGGCGGCCGCGGCCGCGGCGGTGCTGCTCGCGCTGGCGTTGCGACTGTGGGGCTTGGCGTGGGGTGCCCCCTTCGTCTATCACCCCGACGAGCATTTCATCCTCCACCGCGCCCTCGACATCGTGCGCGAGCGCGACCTCAACCCGCACTGGTTTCAGTACCCGACGCTGCCGATCTACCTCGAAGCGCTGCTGGTGCTGGCGTTGCAGCCGATCGTCTACGCCCCGCTGACGACCAATTCCATTATCAACGGCATCGGCCCGTGGGACGCTTTGCCGGAGCAATGGCCCTTCGTGTTGGCAGGGCGCGTGGCCGTGGCGCTCAGCGGCGTGGCCGGTGTGGCACTACTGTTTGCCGGTGGGCGGCGCTGGCACAGCGGCGGCGCCGGCGCCGCCGCGGCACTATTGCTGGCGGTGATGCCGCTGCACCTCGAGAGTTCACACTACCTGACGACAGACGTGCCGGCGGTAGCCCTGATCGCGGCCACGATCTGGGTGAGTTTGCGGGCCGATAGCGCGAGTGCGCCGGCGGCCGAGCCGGTGCTACGTTGGCTGGTCGCCGGCCTGTGCGCCGGCTTCGCCGCTGCCACCAAGTACACGGCCGGGTTTGTCCTGCTCGTGCCGGTCTTACTGGCGAGCGACTTGCGCCGGCCGCGGGCGAGCGCGCGGCGCTTGTTCTACATCGCCGCTGGGGCCTTGGGCGCCTTCCTGCTGGCGTGCCCGTATTCGTTGATCGACCTGGCCGGTTTTCTGCGCGGGCTGGAAGAGCAGCAGCAGAATTATCTCACCGACTCGACACCGGGCCGAGCTTGGTACTGGTATGCCGTCCAGCTGTGGAGCTACGAGTTGCAGCCCGGCGCGGCCGCCGCTGCGCTGGTTGGCGCTGGCTTTGCCGTTCATCGCGCGCGGCGGGCCGACGTCGCACTGCTGCTGCCGCCACTGATCTACTACGCGGTGGTGGCGCTGTTTCCCTCGCGCCCCGAGCGCAACCTGATTCCCCTGCTGCCCTTCGCCTGTCTTTTCGCTGGCCGTGCCCTGGCCGAGGTCTGCTATCGGCTCTTTTCGCCCCGCCTGGCCAGTGCTGCAATCGCCGTGGTTGCCCTGTCGGTGGCGCTGCCGCCGGCGCGCCAAGCGCTGCGGGCCAACGCCGAACGCGCGCGGCCCGACACCCGCTCGCTGGCGCACCAGTGGGTTAGCACTAATGTGCCCGAGGGCAGCTGCCTGGCGCGCGAGGAGTACACGCCGCAGCTGCCGGCCACCCGCTACCAGGTGCATTACCTCTGGTCGTTGGCGCAGCGGCCGTACAGTTGGTACTTGGAGCAAAAGTGCGACTACTTGGTCGCCAGCTCGAATATCTACGGCAGGGTTCACGGCCCACCTTACTTCGGCGGCCCAACCGCGGCCGAGTTCTACCGGGTGCTGTTCTCGCTGCCGCGGGTGGCCGAGTTCAACCCGGGGCCGAGCGCCAGCGGGCCGACCATCCGCATCTTCAAGCTGCCGCGCGGGCAGTGA